One Microbacterium esteraromaticum genomic window carries:
- a CDS encoding polysaccharide biosynthesis tyrosine autokinase — MIVLGALGGAAYGFLAPKSYQAQSTGFIATAGDAVIAGSDAAVARAGSYTPLIDSAQVREAIAKEAGVDVSDLSGALSADVVPGSTMIRVTATSSSPKAALELANGSLHALAAVVEEIEKAAGAVNAGGFTIVPMDNAAQPTSPVSPNLRLAVIAGAAAGLVLAYLVLFLRRALDVRVRADTDTRELMGAGVLARVPKMGRKGTPQGDSLTETVANEAFRQLRTSLRFANVDSEVRVVMVTSANQGEGKSMTASSLARVIAESGERTLIIDGDLRRPKVARNFGLEGTVGLSEVLSGQITVRDAVQSTDAAGLFALAAGGTPPNPSEMLGSSAFGNLIKELRKDFFIVIDAPPVLPVTDATVVSTMVDGVVFVLAVGQTRKTAGAVARAQLEQVNARVLGVVLNLVSLNGADGYGYGYGYRQNRNYYVTPKGKSRGKRKKQASAVSAPAVARASLVPAATRADVVAGPRRTVHDSPSTTNTVSPTPEPAGSSQPDVRDATPPTQSELPQLRRRSSTRA, encoded by the coding sequence ATGATCGTGCTCGGCGCTCTCGGCGGTGCGGCATACGGATTCCTCGCGCCGAAGTCCTACCAGGCGCAGTCGACCGGATTCATCGCCACGGCGGGGGACGCGGTGATCGCCGGCTCGGATGCGGCAGTCGCCCGGGCGGGTTCGTACACTCCTTTGATCGACAGCGCTCAGGTGCGTGAGGCCATCGCGAAAGAGGCTGGAGTTGACGTCTCGGACCTCAGCGGTGCGCTAAGCGCGGATGTTGTACCCGGATCCACAATGATTCGCGTGACAGCGACCTCAAGTTCACCGAAGGCGGCGCTAGAACTGGCCAATGGCTCGCTACACGCCCTTGCCGCTGTGGTTGAGGAGATCGAGAAGGCCGCAGGCGCGGTGAACGCAGGGGGATTCACGATCGTCCCTATGGACAACGCAGCGCAGCCGACATCGCCAGTGTCGCCGAACCTGAGGTTGGCTGTGATCGCGGGAGCAGCCGCTGGTCTGGTCCTCGCGTATCTGGTGCTGTTTCTGCGCAGGGCGTTGGATGTCCGCGTCCGCGCTGACACCGACACACGGGAGCTCATGGGCGCAGGCGTGCTCGCCCGCGTTCCCAAGATGGGGCGCAAGGGTACCCCTCAGGGTGATTCGCTCACCGAGACGGTCGCCAATGAGGCGTTCAGGCAGCTGCGTACGAGTCTGCGTTTCGCGAACGTTGACAGCGAGGTGCGGGTGGTGATGGTCACCAGCGCCAACCAGGGCGAGGGCAAGTCGATGACAGCGTCGTCGCTTGCACGAGTCATCGCAGAGTCCGGGGAGCGCACGCTCATCATCGATGGCGACCTGCGACGCCCGAAGGTCGCGCGCAACTTCGGCCTGGAGGGCACCGTGGGTCTGAGCGAGGTGTTGAGCGGCCAGATAACCGTCCGCGACGCCGTGCAGTCGACAGACGCAGCGGGTCTCTTCGCGCTCGCTGCAGGCGGTACGCCTCCCAACCCGTCGGAGATGCTGGGTTCGTCGGCGTTCGGGAATCTCATCAAGGAACTGCGCAAAGACTTCTTCATCGTCATCGACGCGCCCCCCGTCCTGCCCGTTACTGATGCAACCGTCGTCAGCACGATGGTCGATGGAGTCGTGTTCGTGCTCGCCGTCGGACAGACGCGCAAGACGGCGGGTGCTGTCGCACGGGCACAGCTCGAGCAGGTGAACGCGCGAGTGCTCGGTGTGGTCCTGAATCTCGTGTCACTTAACGGCGCCGACGGCTACGGCTACGGTTACGGTTACCGCCAGAACCGCAACTACTACGTCACGCCCAAGGGCAAGTCGCGCGGCAAGCGAAAGAAGCAAGCCTCCGCCGTCTCCGCCCCGGCGGTTGCGCGGGCTTCGCTGGTGCCTGCTGCCACTCGCGCGGATGTCGTCGCCGGCCCCAGGCGGACGGTACACGATTCGCCGTCGACCACGAACACCGTTTCTCCGACGCCGGAGCCGGCGGGTTCGTCGCAGCCTGACGTGCGTGATGCGACGCCGCCCACGCAGAGCGAACTGCCTCAACTGCGACGCCGCAGCAGCACTCGAGCATGA
- a CDS encoding acyltransferase, with the protein MNLARTLTELPPSLRWRWYELLSRLIYRRAFKNYGAGSVIVAPLRLRGTERIVIGSRLAAYEGCWIEAEPGAHLTIGDRVYLGHRVHLHAVGNITVGNGVMMTDNVMVSSGSHEMDEAKSAVPGAPIVIGDDVFIGQNAMVLAGVTIGPGATVGAGAVVTRDVPAGATVAGVPARIVATAR; encoded by the coding sequence ATGAATCTCGCTCGGACCCTGACTGAGCTTCCCCCGTCGTTGCGCTGGCGCTGGTATGAGCTGCTTTCGCGTCTCATCTACCGGCGCGCGTTCAAGAACTACGGCGCGGGCAGTGTGATCGTCGCACCTCTTCGCCTGCGAGGTACCGAACGGATAGTGATCGGCAGCCGGTTGGCCGCCTACGAAGGGTGCTGGATCGAGGCGGAGCCGGGCGCGCACCTGACGATCGGCGATCGTGTCTACCTCGGTCATCGCGTTCACCTTCACGCAGTCGGAAACATCACGGTTGGGAATGGAGTCATGATGACTGACAACGTCATGGTGAGTTCTGGTTCCCACGAGATGGACGAAGCCAAGTCCGCCGTTCCGGGGGCACCCATTGTGATCGGCGACGACGTGTTCATCGGGCAGAACGCGATGGTGCTCGCGGGGGTGACGATCGGACCGGGGGCGACAGTTGGCGCCGGGGCGGTCGTGACTCGTGACGTGCCGGCCGGGGCCACGGTAGCGGGGGTACCTGCCCGCATCGTTGCGACGGCGCGATGA
- a CDS encoding zinc ABC transporter permease, whose translation MSNHRASTASTLAPSIAALKTGAENAVSAFRFGDVKLFELLIGASIAFWRYPIGGIPGEILVICAVITVGMFRRAKGTSGNTLLVLGALYFAMIAFVVAVSILEGASWQQRTLRLALLALFALTIAGGRLDWRSIVVGAAVGLAINVGAFYAGLTPNKYPPFLTGWLMDKNVAGLYYATVGMLLLGVVRRYLLIVIVLATAFAFLWLTGSRTSLAAFVLAIGWWLMRNRAPLLLRLGAFLIGVRLLEWFEETFSQTGAFADREGTDILRESIHAAERAKVTLTPWHGQGLNSAWVDIPNFPHMWFHDSYASLFVEGGYPMLWTMLALVGIAGLGLLSRRRVVSDGLRAAEGALIVALVAAWQLGEVFFTAAVFFALGIAWYERFTAPTERSADLAE comes from the coding sequence ATGTCGAACCATCGCGCCTCGACGGCATCGACGCTAGCTCCTTCGATCGCTGCGTTGAAGACCGGGGCAGAGAACGCCGTGTCGGCATTCCGCTTCGGCGATGTGAAGCTCTTCGAACTGCTCATCGGCGCGAGCATCGCATTCTGGCGCTACCCAATCGGCGGGATCCCCGGAGAGATTCTCGTCATCTGCGCAGTGATCACCGTCGGGATGTTCCGCAGGGCGAAGGGCACATCGGGCAACACCCTTCTCGTGCTTGGTGCGCTGTACTTCGCGATGATCGCCTTCGTCGTGGCGGTCTCGATCCTTGAGGGGGCGAGCTGGCAGCAACGCACTCTGCGCTTGGCGTTGCTCGCGCTGTTCGCTCTCACAATTGCGGGTGGGCGCCTCGATTGGCGATCGATTGTCGTGGGAGCCGCGGTGGGCTTGGCCATCAATGTCGGAGCGTTCTACGCCGGACTCACCCCCAACAAGTATCCGCCCTTCCTCACGGGGTGGCTCATGGACAAAAACGTCGCAGGCCTCTACTACGCAACCGTGGGCATGCTTCTGCTTGGTGTCGTGAGGCGGTACTTGCTCATCGTCATAGTTCTCGCGACGGCGTTCGCGTTTCTGTGGCTCACTGGTTCGCGCACATCCCTCGCCGCATTCGTCTTGGCGATCGGATGGTGGCTCATGCGCAACCGGGCCCCGCTTCTATTGCGGCTGGGGGCCTTCCTCATTGGAGTTCGGCTGCTCGAGTGGTTCGAGGAGACCTTCTCGCAGACCGGTGCCTTTGCGGACCGAGAGGGCACCGACATCCTTCGAGAGAGCATTCATGCCGCCGAACGAGCGAAGGTGACCCTGACGCCATGGCATGGGCAGGGGCTCAACTCCGCATGGGTCGACATCCCGAACTTCCCGCATATGTGGTTTCACGACTCGTACGCCAGTCTGTTTGTCGAAGGCGGCTATCCCATGCTCTGGACGATGCTGGCTCTCGTGGGCATCGCGGGGCTCGGGCTGCTCAGCAGAAGACGCGTGGTGAGTGATGGCCTCAGAGCTGCGGAGGGCGCCCTCATCGTCGCGCTTGTCGCGGCATGGCAGCTCGGTGAGGTGTTCTTCACCGCAGCAGTGTTCTTCGCGCTCGGAATCGCCTGGTACGAGCGATTCACCGCACCGACTGAGCGATCCGCAGATCTCGCGGAATAG
- a CDS encoding NAD-dependent epimerase/dehydratase family protein gives MKVLITGGAGFIGQRVASLLVERGDTVIALDSLLPQVHVDPDEAVGRFPGEVVFGDVADQSAWASVPEFDALIHLAAETGTAQSMYERERYERVNVEGTRLAARAAARAGVPMVSLSSRAVYGEGVVGEGGALLASQEDDDHAPVSFYGETKSLAERAATEEAGERAPLTIIRPQNVIGLGQALHNPYTGVLAAFLARLREGRALSIYGDGTQTRDFVHVDDLAELILWSLDVPPGSGSTRVLNCGTGERTTLTQLAEYAIAAAPGDAVSIEYVDVHRSGDIEHACADLSRLRELEAPLPKRSTEQAVAEFIRGSWDGKVAASTVWDDALAELNDRGLASSS, from the coding sequence ATGAAGGTTCTGATCACGGGCGGGGCTGGTTTCATCGGCCAGCGAGTCGCCTCGTTGCTGGTGGAACGCGGGGATACGGTCATCGCACTCGATTCACTTCTGCCCCAGGTCCATGTCGACCCTGACGAGGCCGTTGGACGGTTCCCGGGAGAGGTCGTGTTCGGCGATGTCGCCGATCAGTCCGCATGGGCTTCGGTGCCGGAGTTCGACGCTCTGATCCACCTCGCGGCCGAGACCGGCACGGCGCAGTCGATGTACGAGCGCGAGCGCTACGAGCGCGTCAACGTCGAAGGCACTCGACTCGCCGCCCGGGCCGCCGCGCGCGCGGGCGTGCCGATGGTCTCGCTCAGCTCGCGTGCGGTCTATGGAGAGGGAGTCGTGGGCGAAGGCGGCGCTCTGCTCGCATCGCAGGAAGATGACGACCACGCACCTGTGTCGTTCTACGGCGAGACGAAGTCTCTCGCAGAGCGTGCGGCCACCGAAGAGGCAGGAGAACGGGCTCCTCTGACCATCATCCGACCTCAGAACGTGATCGGACTCGGCCAAGCGCTGCACAACCCCTACACCGGTGTCCTGGCGGCGTTCCTGGCGCGACTGCGCGAGGGTCGGGCCCTGTCGATCTACGGTGACGGCACTCAGACACGCGACTTCGTGCACGTCGATGACCTCGCCGAGCTGATCCTCTGGAGCCTCGACGTCCCTCCCGGAAGCGGATCGACGCGAGTGCTCAATTGCGGCACCGGGGAGCGCACGACGTTGACTCAATTGGCCGAGTACGCGATCGCTGCTGCTCCGGGTGACGCGGTCTCGATCGAGTACGTCGATGTGCATCGCTCCGGAGACATCGAGCACGCGTGCGCGGACCTGAGCCGGCTGCGTGAGCTGGAAGCGCCTCTGCCGAAGCGCAGCACGGAACAGGCGGTCGCCGAGTTCATCCGTGGTTCATGGGACGGCAAGGTCGCTGCCTCAACGGTGTGGGACGATGCGCTCGCAGAACTCAACGACCGAGGATTGGCGTCTTCTTCATGA
- a CDS encoding glycosyltransferase family 4 protein codes for MQAVDHVTLATNNGAIGGGEVMLLRIAEALRELSVEVTVVAPATPGGVAEAAKKAGFETVQLHVKNRLSWMWQLRRWDAKHRKGVLWCNGLVPATATWGHRDRIVHLHQHPDGLHRVLSALSRVGAVATLVPSAHMLRSVPGARVMPNWTALMPRSERSPGPDAPFTVGFLGRLGPDKGVHVLAQAMRLLDEQDPGRYRLALAGEPVFVAKSKVEQVEQALAEVDALVDRVGWVRPSEFFDTIDLLVVPSVWEEPFGLVAAEAMSAQVPVVVSDAGALPEIVGSETGMVTPKGDAPALAEKIARIASGNEGVDVAVQHARWAENYSPTAGVVRVRELLDTLGA; via the coding sequence ATGCAGGCCGTCGATCACGTCACCCTGGCGACCAACAACGGCGCCATCGGAGGCGGCGAAGTCATGCTCCTGCGCATCGCGGAGGCGCTGCGCGAGCTGTCGGTCGAGGTGACCGTCGTCGCCCCTGCCACACCTGGAGGGGTCGCTGAAGCGGCGAAGAAGGCCGGGTTCGAGACGGTGCAGCTGCACGTGAAGAACCGCCTGTCGTGGATGTGGCAGCTGCGCAGGTGGGATGCCAAGCATCGCAAGGGCGTGCTGTGGTGCAACGGTCTCGTGCCCGCGACCGCCACCTGGGGGCACCGCGATCGCATCGTTCACCTGCACCAGCACCCCGATGGACTTCACCGTGTTCTCAGTGCGCTGTCGCGCGTGGGTGCTGTCGCTACCCTCGTGCCGTCAGCGCACATGCTGCGATCTGTGCCTGGCGCCCGGGTCATGCCCAACTGGACCGCGTTGATGCCGCGCAGCGAGCGCAGCCCTGGGCCGGACGCCCCGTTCACCGTCGGTTTCCTCGGGCGTCTGGGCCCCGACAAGGGCGTTCACGTGCTCGCTCAGGCAATGCGTCTGCTCGATGAGCAGGACCCGGGGCGCTACCGCCTTGCGCTCGCCGGGGAGCCGGTGTTCGTCGCGAAATCGAAGGTCGAGCAGGTCGAGCAGGCGCTCGCCGAGGTGGACGCCCTCGTCGATCGAGTCGGGTGGGTCCGACCCTCCGAGTTCTTCGACACGATCGACCTGCTCGTCGTGCCTTCCGTCTGGGAGGAGCCGTTCGGCCTGGTCGCAGCTGAGGCCATGTCAGCACAGGTGCCGGTGGTCGTCAGCGACGCGGGTGCGCTCCCGGAGATCGTCGGCAGTGAGACCGGCATGGTGACCCCCAAGGGGGATGCGCCGGCGCTGGCTGAGAAGATCGCTCGTATCGCCTCGGGGAATGAGGGCGTCGATGTCGCGGTGCAGCATGCTCGATGGGCCGAGAACTATTCGCCGACCGCAGGCGTCGTTCGAGTCCGCGAGCTGCTCGACACGCTCGGTGCGTGA
- a CDS encoding glycosyltransferase — protein MIRGDLLGGEWWEQLDHLSMPRVTWFYDELRRMRYDEGLLDEIGPLATYSPIDAKDLAERGLDSHHVPLGFDALQPISARDVRGVSFIGARYPGREHVLRSLAAHGVDVVAFGRDWSRHPVDVLRSGQFTHPGVRAERELPRSLAYGAMQGSAATMNLHGDQDGFTMRTFEAAGVGGVQICDRSDVSEHYDVGTELLTFAHLDELVELCRRTTRDVGWADGLRVQGQRRTLAEHTLAHRLRRLEGLWA, from the coding sequence GTGATCCGCGGTGACCTGCTCGGTGGAGAATGGTGGGAGCAACTCGACCACCTCTCGATGCCGCGTGTGACGTGGTTCTACGACGAACTCCGGCGCATGCGTTACGACGAGGGACTTTTGGATGAGATCGGACCCCTTGCGACCTACAGCCCGATCGATGCCAAGGATCTCGCGGAGCGCGGCCTTGACTCGCATCACGTACCGCTGGGTTTCGACGCGCTGCAGCCGATCTCGGCGCGCGACGTTCGGGGAGTGAGCTTCATCGGTGCGCGCTATCCCGGGCGGGAGCACGTCCTCAGGTCACTTGCGGCTCACGGAGTGGACGTGGTCGCCTTCGGCCGTGACTGGTCTCGCCACCCGGTGGACGTGCTTCGATCAGGGCAGTTCACGCACCCGGGCGTGCGCGCAGAGCGCGAGCTGCCTCGCAGCCTGGCATACGGAGCCATGCAGGGCTCGGCGGCGACCATGAACCTTCACGGCGACCAGGACGGCTTCACCATGCGCACTTTCGAGGCAGCGGGTGTCGGTGGCGTGCAGATCTGCGACAGATCGGACGTGAGTGAGCACTATGACGTGGGCACCGAGCTGCTGACGTTCGCACATCTCGATGAGCTCGTCGAGCTGTGTCGAAGGACGACACGCGATGTCGGGTGGGCCGACGGCCTTCGCGTGCAGGGGCAGAGGCGCACTCTCGCCGAGCACACACTTGCGCATCGATTGCGTCGGCTGGAGGGACTATGGGCTTGA
- a CDS encoding nucleotidyltransferase family protein: protein MRPSPQVPVWANVHLTHARLQALADEAGVDILHIKGPTDAALRIARHDSTDADVLVRPEHVGRFLDALDATGWSLTADFDEGSPFGHAANLTHADWAMVDVHRSFPGIGIPPEDAFALLWADRQTLDIAHRPVGVLAPCAQVLIQVLHVARSHGADKPETWANAGEQLRADARALAKRLHAEVPFAAGVGELEAHRASSDYDLWRHWSRSEDNRLTAWTVRLRSTAGLRARLGVIVKALRVNRAYLRQQLGHEPNRREVLREQGRRLGNAMLSLFALVKSLLQPERRQEGGSSAKG from the coding sequence ATGCGCCCTTCGCCACAGGTTCCGGTCTGGGCCAACGTGCATCTCACCCACGCCCGCCTTCAAGCTCTGGCGGATGAAGCGGGAGTGGATATCCTCCACATCAAGGGCCCGACAGACGCCGCCCTGCGCATCGCCCGTCACGATTCGACCGACGCCGATGTGCTCGTGCGTCCCGAGCACGTCGGCCGATTCCTCGACGCGCTGGATGCAACCGGCTGGTCGCTCACCGCCGACTTCGATGAGGGCTCCCCGTTCGGTCACGCGGCCAATCTGACGCACGCCGACTGGGCGATGGTCGACGTGCATAGAAGCTTCCCCGGTATCGGCATCCCACCAGAAGATGCGTTCGCTCTGCTGTGGGCTGACCGCCAGACGCTCGACATCGCTCACCGCCCTGTCGGCGTGCTCGCCCCATGCGCTCAAGTCCTCATCCAGGTGCTGCATGTCGCGAGATCACATGGCGCGGACAAGCCCGAGACCTGGGCAAACGCTGGCGAGCAGTTGCGCGCGGACGCGCGGGCTCTCGCCAAGCGTCTGCACGCCGAGGTGCCGTTTGCCGCCGGCGTCGGTGAGCTCGAAGCACACCGCGCATCTTCGGACTACGACCTGTGGAGGCACTGGTCGCGGTCTGAAGACAACCGTTTGACCGCATGGACGGTTCGCCTTCGCTCGACGGCCGGCCTGCGGGCGCGGCTGGGTGTCATCGTCAAGGCGCTGCGCGTCAATCGCGCATATCTTCGCCAGCAGCTCGGTCACGAGCCCAATCGTCGCGAGGTTCTTCGTGAGCAGGGCAGACGCCTCGGAAATGCGATGCTGTCTCTCTTCGCCTTGGTGAAGTCGCTGTTGCAACCTGAGCGCCGCCAAGAAGGCGGTAGTTCCGCCAAGGGGTAA
- a CDS encoding acyltransferase family protein → MRFKELDGLRGLAALSVVLYHFSGHYNTYYPQDPRPLIDIWWGAFGVQLFFLISGFVILMSADNARQTSDFVISRFSRLYPVYWVALIVGVAMGLIFAVPHVPLAVDVVVMNITMIQRWFLVPNVLDVFWTLAVEMQFYALLFALLVFTRCRLTEKLVVRVVLVWLMACLMVALWAFPTTHGVDPQAVPTSVKLIVNVLLASYGPLFCTGMLAFISRRNGRRHWLLLPSAVIAAVTTGLIEEWVNGGIVALICFGFIIVSLRKETRLLYLAPLQWLGKVSYSLYLIHSIVGIVVIHLLSPYIGRAAATILAFITVLFCAWLLWVGAEQFLSRRVRAWLLRARDALPRRGRPREAAHGGWRRKRSGGPQQVIASDS, encoded by the coding sequence GTGAGGTTCAAGGAACTCGATGGGTTACGGGGTTTAGCAGCGCTCTCAGTCGTGCTATATCACTTCAGCGGTCACTACAACACTTACTATCCGCAAGACCCGCGCCCCTTGATCGACATCTGGTGGGGCGCTTTTGGCGTTCAGCTCTTCTTCTTAATTAGCGGATTCGTCATTCTCATGTCGGCGGATAACGCACGTCAGACATCAGACTTCGTGATATCGCGGTTTTCGCGACTATACCCAGTCTATTGGGTTGCGTTGATCGTGGGTGTTGCCATGGGGCTGATCTTTGCTGTCCCACACGTGCCTCTTGCCGTTGACGTTGTGGTGATGAACATCACCATGATTCAACGGTGGTTCCTCGTTCCGAACGTGCTGGATGTCTTTTGGACGCTCGCAGTGGAGATGCAGTTCTACGCCTTGCTCTTCGCATTGCTGGTATTCACCCGGTGCCGGTTGACGGAGAAGTTGGTAGTTCGGGTGGTGCTCGTCTGGCTGATGGCCTGCCTCATGGTGGCGTTGTGGGCGTTCCCGACTACTCATGGCGTTGACCCCCAGGCTGTGCCGACCTCGGTGAAGCTCATCGTCAACGTCTTGCTCGCGTCCTACGGGCCGTTGTTCTGCACGGGCATGCTCGCATTCATCTCGCGTAGGAACGGCAGGAGGCATTGGCTGCTGCTTCCGTCGGCAGTCATCGCGGCCGTGACAACCGGCCTGATCGAGGAGTGGGTGAACGGGGGAATCGTTGCCTTGATTTGCTTCGGTTTCATCATCGTGTCACTACGCAAAGAGACGCGCCTCCTGTATCTGGCTCCGCTGCAATGGCTCGGTAAAGTGAGTTATTCTCTTTATCTGATCCATTCGATCGTGGGAATAGTCGTCATTCACCTGCTCTCGCCGTATATCGGGCGCGCAGCGGCTACGATCCTGGCGTTCATAACAGTATTGTTCTGCGCCTGGTTGCTATGGGTCGGTGCAGAGCAGTTCCTCAGCAGGCGCGTTCGCGCGTGGCTACTGAGAGCTCGAGACGCACTCCCTCGTCGTGGCAGACCACGGGAAGCGGCACATGGCGGCTGGAGAAGGAAGCGTTCTGGAGGTCCTCAACAGGTGATCGCCAGCGATTCGTAG
- a CDS encoding N-acetylneuraminate synthase family protein, whose product MIIERDLTPYIVFAEDPVLAGLGKINANKQRIVFVVDSHGILRGSLSDGDFRRWIIANPTESLDVSCVTVANRDVHALPESSTVADIAPLMGRSGVHHVPLVDERGHLVALAIDSSETLRIAEHEIGPGHPAFVIAEVGNNHNGSVDLAKKLVDLAVEANADAVKFQLRDMDALYRQRGAATGGEDLGVQYTLDLLRRFSLPADKLFDVFDHARDAGIDVMCTPWDAPSVAALADYGIPALKISSADLTNHELISDAAGRGIPLVLSTGMSRETEIVETVGLLRGQGAPFALLHCQSTYPAPYKDLNLAYMDRLAEIGQSVVGYSGHERGWHVPVAAVARGAHIIEKHFTVDRTMEGNDHTVSLLPDEFRIMVEQIRDIETSMGNGDARVVSTGEQMNRVTLAKSLVAARPLMAGTVLTDDDVTVKSPGRGLQPNALPKLLGRTLTHDMAEGDFFFDGDLKDATPTGRPFTFRRPWGLPVRYHDYAALMEQSNPDFLEFHFSYKDLDVDRDSFFTERLPIGFTTHLPDLFAGDFLVDLASDETEIWERSIREVQRTIDVTRDLRRWFTMDEDPIMVVTMGGFTKDKHIAPAERQHKYARITEALGRLDTSGVRIAAQTLPPYPWLMGGQQFHNLFVDPRDTAEWAASTGTALCFDASHTKLATNWLGLPFSQAVDLLAPHSIHLHLVDATGVDGEGVQVGEGDIDWEEFGAGLDRLAPGVPFIPEIWQGHVNHGEGFWTALDRLEGQL is encoded by the coding sequence ATGATCATCGAGCGTGACCTCACGCCCTACATCGTTTTCGCAGAGGATCCGGTGCTCGCCGGGCTCGGCAAGATCAACGCCAACAAGCAGCGCATCGTCTTCGTCGTCGACTCGCATGGCATCCTTCGGGGGTCACTGTCGGACGGCGACTTCCGGCGTTGGATCATCGCGAATCCCACCGAGTCGCTCGACGTCTCGTGCGTGACCGTCGCGAATCGCGATGTCCACGCTCTTCCCGAGTCGTCGACCGTGGCCGACATCGCACCCCTCATGGGGCGCAGTGGCGTGCACCACGTGCCGCTGGTCGACGAGCGCGGTCACCTCGTCGCCCTCGCGATCGACAGCAGTGAGACGCTGCGCATCGCAGAGCACGAGATCGGTCCGGGGCATCCCGCATTCGTCATCGCCGAGGTCGGCAACAACCACAACGGCTCGGTCGACCTGGCCAAGAAGCTCGTCGACCTCGCTGTCGAGGCGAATGCCGACGCCGTCAAGTTCCAGCTGCGCGACATGGACGCGCTGTACAGGCAGCGTGGTGCCGCAACCGGGGGAGAGGACCTCGGCGTGCAGTACACGCTCGACCTGCTGCGCCGATTCTCGCTGCCCGCCGACAAGCTCTTCGACGTCTTCGACCATGCGCGCGACGCGGGCATCGACGTGATGTGCACCCCGTGGGATGCTCCGAGCGTCGCCGCGCTCGCCGATTACGGCATCCCGGCGCTGAAGATCTCTTCTGCCGACCTCACCAACCACGAGCTCATCTCGGATGCAGCGGGTCGCGGTATTCCGCTCGTGCTGAGCACGGGGATGTCGCGCGAGACCGAGATCGTCGAGACCGTCGGGCTGCTGCGGGGACAGGGCGCACCGTTCGCGCTGCTTCACTGCCAGTCGACCTATCCCGCGCCCTACAAAGACCTGAATCTCGCCTACATGGACCGCCTCGCCGAGATCGGACAGAGCGTCGTCGGCTACTCCGGCCACGAGCGCGGCTGGCACGTCCCCGTGGCGGCGGTCGCGCGCGGCGCGCACATCATCGAGAAGCACTTCACCGTCGACCGGACGATGGAGGGCAACGACCACACGGTGTCGCTGCTGCCCGATGAGTTCCGCATCATGGTCGAGCAGATCCGCGACATCGAGACGTCGATGGGCAACGGCGATGCGCGTGTCGTGTCCACCGGAGAGCAGATGAACCGGGTCACCCTGGCGAAGTCGCTGGTCGCGGCCCGCCCTCTGATGGCGGGCACTGTTCTCACCGACGACGACGTCACCGTGAAGAGTCCCGGCCGCGGTCTGCAGCCCAATGCCCTGCCGAAGCTGCTCGGTCGCACCTTGACCCACGACATGGCGGAAGGCGACTTCTTCTTCGACGGCGACCTGAAGGATGCCACGCCCACAGGGCGTCCCTTCACCTTCCGTCGGCCGTGGGGACTCCCGGTCCGGTACCACGACTACGCGGCCCTCATGGAGCAGTCGAACCCCGATTTCCTCGAGTTCCACTTCTCATACAAGGATCTCGATGTCGACAGGGACTCGTTCTTCACCGAACGCCTGCCGATCGGGTTCACCACGCATCTTCCCGACCTGTTCGCCGGTGACTTCCTCGTCGATCTCGCGTCGGACGAGACGGAGATCTGGGAGCGTTCCATCCGTGAGGTCCAGCGCACGATCGACGTCACCCGCGATCTTCGCCGCTGGTTCACGATGGATGAGGATCCGATCATGGTCGTCACCATGGGCGGCTTCACCAAAGACAAGCACATCGCGCCCGCGGAGCGTCAGCACAAGTACGCGCGCATCACCGAGGCTCTCGGCCGCCTCGACACCAGCGGAGTGCGAATCGCCGCGCAGACCCTGCCGCCCTACCCATGGCTGATGGGCGGGCAGCAGTTCCACAACCTCTTCGTCGACCCTCGTGACACCGCAGAGTGGGCAGCCTCTACGGGCACCGCCCTGTGCTTCGATGCGTCGCACACGAAACTGGCGACGAACTGGCTCGGACTTCCGTTCTCTCAGGCCGTGGACCTGCTCGCCCCGCACAGCATCCACCTCCATCTCGTCGACGCAACCGGCGTCGACGGCGAGGGCGTGCAGGTCGGCGAGGGCGACATCGACTGGGAGGAATTCGGCGCCGGTCTGGACCGACTGGCGCCCGGTGTGCCGTTCATCCCTGAGATCTGGCAGGGGCACGTCAACCACGGTGAAGGGTTCTGGACTGCTCTAGACCGGCTGGAAGGCCAGCTGTAA